The following proteins are encoded in a genomic region of Pseudomonas sp. Os17:
- a CDS encoding NAD(P)/FAD-dependent oxidoreductase: MQTYVNSYYAATRNQTTDYPQLEELVECDVCVIGAGYTGLSSALFLAEAGYSVTVLEAAKVGFGASGRNGGQLVNSYSRDVDVIEERYGEKSAEVLGSMIFEGADIIRQRIQHYDIQCDYRPGGIFAALNNKQLKGLAEQKRNWERLGNHNLKLLDKAQIDREVGTRNYIGGLLDMQGGHIHPLNLALGEASAIIGLGGKIFEQSAAVEITYGEPNVVRTAKGVVRAKYLLIAGNAYLQQDLDPRVTRKSMPCGSQIVVTEPLPEQLARSLIANNYCVEDCNYLLDYFRLTGDNRLLYGGGVVYGAREPDDIDQLIRPKILKTFPQLKDVKIDYRWTGNFLLTMSRMPQFGRIEKNAYYMQGYSGHGVTCSHLAGKLIAEMIRGDAERFNAFASLPHLPMIGGRTFQAPLTAMGAAYYALRDRFGI; this comes from the coding sequence ATGCAAACCTACGTGAACAGCTACTACGCGGCGACCCGCAACCAGACCACCGACTACCCGCAACTGGAAGAGTTGGTGGAGTGCGACGTCTGCGTGATCGGCGCCGGCTACACCGGCCTGTCCTCGGCCTTGTTCCTGGCGGAAGCGGGCTACAGCGTCACCGTGCTCGAAGCGGCCAAGGTCGGCTTCGGCGCCAGCGGGCGCAACGGCGGGCAACTGGTCAACTCCTACAGCCGCGACGTAGACGTGATCGAAGAACGCTACGGCGAAAAAAGCGCCGAAGTGCTCGGCAGCATGATCTTCGAAGGCGCCGACATCATTCGCCAGCGCATCCAGCATTACGACATCCAGTGCGACTACCGCCCCGGCGGCATCTTCGCTGCCCTGAACAACAAGCAGCTCAAGGGCCTGGCGGAACAGAAACGCAACTGGGAACGCCTGGGCAACCACAACCTGAAACTGCTCGACAAGGCGCAGATCGACCGCGAAGTCGGCACCAGGAACTACATCGGCGGCTTGCTGGACATGCAGGGCGGCCACATCCACCCGCTGAACCTGGCCCTGGGCGAAGCCAGCGCCATCATCGGCCTGGGCGGCAAGATCTTCGAACAGTCGGCGGCGGTGGAAATCACCTACGGCGAACCCAACGTGGTGCGCACCGCCAAGGGCGTGGTGCGCGCCAAGTACCTGCTGATCGCCGGCAACGCCTACCTGCAGCAAGACCTCGATCCACGAGTGACCCGCAAGAGCATGCCCTGCGGCTCGCAGATCGTGGTCACCGAGCCACTGCCGGAGCAACTGGCCCGCAGCCTGATCGCCAACAACTACTGCGTGGAAGACTGCAACTACCTGCTGGACTACTTCCGCCTGACCGGCGACAACCGCCTGCTGTACGGCGGTGGCGTGGTCTACGGCGCCCGGGAACCGGACGACATCGACCAGTTGATCCGGCCGAAGATCCTCAAGACCTTCCCCCAGCTCAAGGACGTGAAGATCGACTACCGCTGGACCGGCAACTTCCTGCTGACCATGTCGCGCATGCCGCAATTCGGCCGGATCGAAAAGAACGCCTACTACATGCAGGGCTACAGCGGCCACGGCGTCACCTGTTCGCACCTGGCCGGCAAGCTGATTGCCGAAATGATCCGCGGCGACGCCGAACGCTTCAACGCCTTCGCCTCCCTGCCACACCTGCCGATGATTGGCGGGCGCACCTTCCAGGCCCCGCTGACCGCCATGGGCGCCGCGTACTACGCCCTGCGCGACCGCTTCGGCATCTAA
- a CDS encoding cupin domain-containing protein, with product MDTGTRLKLVRESYKLSQRELARRSGVTNATISLIEQNRVSPSVSSLKKLLEGIPMSLADFFTFDQPPREHQYVFRANEQPDLGRDGLRLLMIGAPVANRQMRFLREQYAPGASSGEEAIVHSEGEECGLVVRGTVELTVDGQVSVLNPGDGYYFPTTLPHSFRNIGQDEAEIISANTPANF from the coding sequence ATGGACACGGGCACCCGACTCAAACTCGTTCGCGAAAGCTACAAACTCTCCCAGCGCGAGCTGGCACGTCGCAGTGGCGTCACCAATGCCACCATCTCCCTGATCGAACAGAACCGCGTCAGCCCCTCCGTCAGCTCCCTGAAAAAGCTGCTGGAAGGCATCCCCATGTCCCTGGCCGACTTCTTCACCTTCGACCAACCGCCCCGCGAGCACCAATACGTGTTCCGCGCCAACGAACAGCCCGACCTCGGTCGCGACGGCCTGCGCCTGCTGATGATCGGCGCCCCGGTGGCCAACCGGCAGATGCGCTTTCTGCGCGAGCAATACGCCCCCGGCGCCAGCTCCGGCGAAGAAGCCATCGTGCACAGCGAAGGCGAGGAGTGCGGGCTGGTTGTTCGCGGCACTGTGGAGTTGACGGTGGATGGGCAGGTGAGTGTGTTGAATCCGGGGGATGGCTATTACTTTCCGACCACCTTGCCTCATAGCTTTCGCAACATTGGCCAGGATGAGGCAGAGATTATTAGTGCGAATACGCCGGCGAACTTTTGA
- a CDS encoding MarR family transcriptional regulator, whose amino-acid sequence MNIVEFAKIAESLRQYRRAELKDFENEVGERPVDQLYVDPLPGDAVLTSILSGNTTFLLGRKGTGKSTVFAKAQSTLREKNNIISVYLDVKSICDVLTLAEISEKNAEDSGISIPAYKAHLLRKTMLAKVISELLKEVSEACESMSLWDRWTGQKKQFIELKENLSQLANKVKSTKLEKDEVPILQRISKKMRVQQQAKRGIKTTDKLKSGIKAGLKDLSLSGEGELTSTEFDDALDDSELYDEYSDVVLKSFPFDDILTEIQTMLGEAKLNRLVVFFDDFSELNFLDQRLFVDVILSPLNNASKESVKLKIAGYPGRVYYGRIDPSKTDTIALDFVDLYEANEIQDMEKAATDYASRLLHTRFKVFGLKIEDYFDTSSNSIEEYMGLMFRASFNVPRIMGHILHHCYLDKISKRQKITGQSIRLASKKYYEGTTLKYFEKLNRYALEPFENKMDRHNQKTLLDHLVLEARSVRKKITDGEIGGKYFSELGSNLPISHFTVSPELEDIFSSLESNFFLSRYKNTRDKDSKHVIVYAFFMGLTESERMAWGYPDGRQYRNYFVQRCFDFSHAVHDYLASSQTIRCANCEHCHPMEDKKSIERFGWRCPECFEGICAVVSLSDDFKNEVDNLNKDIMLEPVEIEIITVLKDEGHKMPAGEIAALLDVTHQLVGRRTGKLQEMGLVDKVIDEKDGRRKSSLTDRCERTYFEMEKS is encoded by the coding sequence GTGAACATAGTTGAGTTTGCAAAAATAGCAGAATCTCTTCGACAATACCGCAGAGCAGAGCTGAAAGACTTTGAAAATGAAGTTGGGGAACGACCAGTAGACCAACTTTATGTAGACCCCCTACCTGGAGATGCTGTCCTAACATCTATTCTATCCGGAAATACTACATTTTTACTGGGACGAAAAGGAACAGGGAAAAGCACTGTCTTTGCCAAAGCACAGTCAACCTTACGTGAAAAAAATAACATAATCTCTGTATATCTTGACGTCAAGTCAATATGCGACGTACTGACGCTAGCAGAAATAAGTGAGAAGAACGCTGAAGACTCTGGAATCTCTATTCCAGCATACAAAGCTCACTTACTACGAAAAACCATGCTAGCCAAAGTAATCTCCGAACTTCTAAAAGAAGTTAGCGAAGCTTGCGAAAGTATGTCTTTATGGGACCGCTGGACAGGTCAAAAGAAACAATTTATAGAACTTAAAGAAAACCTTTCCCAACTAGCAAATAAAGTGAAAAGCACCAAACTCGAGAAGGATGAAGTTCCAATCCTTCAGAGAATCAGTAAAAAAATGCGAGTCCAGCAGCAAGCAAAACGAGGAATAAAAACTACAGACAAGCTAAAGTCCGGCATTAAAGCTGGCCTTAAGGATCTTTCGCTCTCTGGCGAAGGCGAGCTTACCTCAACAGAGTTTGATGACGCACTAGACGACTCGGAACTTTACGACGAGTACTCTGATGTAGTCCTTAAATCCTTCCCTTTTGATGACATACTAACAGAAATACAGACAATGCTTGGTGAAGCCAAGCTGAATAGACTAGTAGTCTTTTTTGATGACTTTTCAGAGCTAAATTTTCTAGACCAGCGACTCTTTGTTGATGTAATTCTGTCACCGCTAAACAACGCTAGTAAAGAGTCGGTAAAACTAAAAATCGCAGGATATCCAGGGCGAGTCTACTACGGCCGTATTGACCCCAGCAAAACAGATACAATTGCATTGGACTTTGTTGATCTTTATGAGGCAAATGAAATCCAAGACATGGAGAAAGCTGCCACTGACTATGCATCTCGGCTATTACACACAAGATTTAAGGTTTTCGGTTTAAAGATAGAGGATTACTTCGACACAAGTTCAAACTCTATAGAGGAGTATATGGGCCTTATGTTCAGAGCCTCCTTTAACGTCCCTCGAATAATGGGACATATTTTGCACCACTGCTACTTGGACAAGATCTCCAAACGACAAAAAATCACAGGACAGTCAATCAGGCTCGCTTCAAAAAAGTATTATGAAGGAACAACTCTAAAATATTTTGAGAAGCTGAATAGGTATGCTCTCGAACCATTTGAAAACAAAATGGACAGACATAACCAGAAAACTCTTCTTGATCACCTTGTACTAGAAGCCAGGTCTGTGAGAAAGAAAATTACAGACGGAGAAATTGGAGGAAAATATTTCAGTGAGCTTGGCAGCAACTTACCAATAAGTCACTTCACCGTTTCCCCTGAGCTGGAAGATATATTTTCATCTCTAGAGTCAAACTTTTTTTTATCGAGATACAAAAACACCCGCGACAAGGACAGTAAGCACGTAATAGTCTATGCGTTCTTCATGGGATTAACGGAAAGTGAAAGAATGGCATGGGGCTACCCAGACGGAAGACAATATAGGAACTATTTTGTCCAACGCTGCTTTGACTTCAGCCATGCCGTGCATGACTATCTTGCATCAAGCCAAACTATACGGTGTGCAAACTGTGAGCACTGCCATCCTATGGAGGACAAGAAGAGCATCGAAAGATTTGGGTGGAGATGCCCTGAGTGCTTTGAGGGTATATGTGCTGTAGTTAGTCTATCTGATGACTTCAAAAATGAAGTAGACAACTTAAACAAAGACATAATGCTTGAACCTGTAGAGATAGAAATAATTACCGTCTTGAAAGATGAAGGGCACAAAATGCCAGCGGGTGAAATTGCCGCACTATTAGATGTAACACATCAACTAGTTGGAAGGCGTACAGGAAAGCTTCAAGAAATGGGGCTCGTAGACAAGGTGATTGATGAAAAAGACGGGAGACGAAAAAGCAGTTTAACGGACCGCTGCGAGCGAACTTATTTCGAAATGGAAAAATCATAA
- a CDS encoding Hsp20 family protein — protein sequence MATTLSLAPLFRHSVGFDRFNDLFESALRSEAGTSYPPHNVEKHGDDHYRIVIAVAGLAEEDLDIQVEKGVLTVTGDKRESDGAVTYLHQGIAQRAFRLSFRLMDHIEVEGAKLTNGLLSIDLLRVVPEEAKPKRIMIGGAEAADSKPVSEQ from the coding sequence ATGGCTACTACCCTTTCGTTGGCCCCACTTTTCCGCCACTCGGTCGGCTTTGACCGTTTCAACGACCTTTTTGAATCGGCGCTTCGCAGTGAGGCCGGTACTTCCTATCCTCCGCACAACGTCGAAAAGCACGGTGATGACCACTACCGGATCGTGATCGCGGTAGCAGGCCTGGCCGAAGAGGATTTGGACATTCAGGTTGAAAAAGGTGTGTTGACCGTCACCGGTGACAAGCGAGAAAGCGACGGAGCTGTCACTTACCTGCATCAAGGTATCGCACAGCGGGCATTCCGGCTGTCGTTCCGCTTGATGGATCACATCGAGGTGGAGGGTGCGAAGCTCACCAACGGTCTGCTGAGCATTGACCTGCTCAGGGTTGTTCCGGAGGAAGCGAAGCCTAAACGCATCATGATCGGGGGAGCTGAGGCTGCTGATTCGAAGCCGGTCAGCGAACAGTAA
- a CDS encoding bacteriocin immunity protein produces MEDISDFTEAEFISFVKNIRTVNKSGTDDELGELLERFSKLAGHPDGYDLIFHPEPGADNSAEGVTRAVKEWRKAQGLPGLKNG; encoded by the coding sequence ATGGAAGACATCTCCGATTTTACCGAAGCCGAATTCATTTCCTTCGTGAAAAACATACGAACCGTCAACAAGAGCGGGACGGACGATGAGCTAGGCGAATTGCTTGAAAGGTTCAGCAAGCTCGCCGGCCATCCAGATGGCTACGACCTGATTTTCCACCCTGAGCCCGGCGCGGATAACTCCGCCGAGGGGGTGACCAGAGCCGTGAAGGAATGGCGCAAAGCTCAGGGACTGCCGGGACTCAAGAACGGCTGA
- a CDS encoding PAAR domain-containing protein, with protein sequence MIASSRLGDSHVCPLPGHGTTPIVTASSNVTINGMGAARVGDVCGCGAVITTGFPSVLVNGRPLAHVGSLTSHGGSIVSGSGDTFGGSLFAPAEGAAIVNFATLGAIRADGSVDESRMATLLADPALTEKAQAANALVSPLAASTAALQEGVEPGFHIVEQPMSRSALESILFATPDSAVLEKFRRLNPQLGDYAKPGQLIVLSDPANVQCTREEAWLMEAAEKVNAALEPMSDEEASFLARHRDLLESFASQGSTALGVGAAIFAKNLEDVKASLRDIESLHKRTFERHGHLRSAEFFAERKRLLSQLDTRLTAFTRKGIGFPEHPKLKTALGISSRSLVHHWKLAGAPGQIPGYATNMQGVVKASQYVKRLGWLGIGLGGGASYLKVQEVCTAGNVEACERVRLTEGGSFIGAVGGGMAAGTILTGSVASSVCVGLGVPTLGAGALVCGLIVVGVGSYAAGTASSLVGEKVGERIYEMQK encoded by the coding sequence ATGATCGCTTCTTCTCGCCTGGGCGACAGCCATGTCTGCCCATTGCCGGGGCACGGCACCACGCCCATCGTTACCGCTTCCAGCAACGTCACCATTAACGGCATGGGCGCGGCCCGGGTCGGTGATGTCTGTGGCTGCGGCGCGGTGATTACCACAGGATTTCCGTCTGTGCTGGTCAATGGCCGGCCCTTGGCCCATGTGGGCAGCCTCACCAGCCATGGCGGCAGCATCGTCAGCGGCTCTGGCGATACCTTCGGCGGCTCGCTTTTCGCGCCTGCCGAGGGCGCCGCCATCGTCAACTTCGCCACGTTGGGCGCCATCCGCGCCGATGGCTCGGTGGATGAGTCGCGCATGGCCACGCTGCTGGCCGATCCGGCGCTGACGGAAAAAGCCCAGGCGGCCAATGCGCTGGTCAGCCCGTTGGCTGCCTCTACGGCGGCCCTGCAGGAGGGCGTCGAGCCGGGGTTTCATATCGTCGAGCAGCCCATGTCCCGCTCGGCACTGGAGTCCATACTCTTCGCCACGCCCGATAGCGCGGTGCTGGAAAAGTTTCGCCGCCTCAACCCGCAGCTCGGCGACTACGCCAAGCCGGGGCAGTTGATCGTTCTCAGTGATCCGGCCAACGTCCAGTGCACCCGTGAGGAGGCCTGGCTGATGGAGGCGGCGGAGAAGGTCAACGCGGCACTGGAACCGATGAGCGATGAAGAGGCCAGTTTCCTGGCGCGCCATCGTGATCTGCTGGAGTCCTTTGCCTCCCAGGGATCGACCGCACTGGGCGTCGGCGCCGCGATCTTCGCCAAGAACCTGGAGGACGTGAAAGCCTCGCTGCGGGATATCGAGAGCCTACATAAACGTACCTTTGAGCGGCATGGGCATTTGCGTTCTGCCGAGTTTTTTGCCGAACGCAAAAGGTTGCTGTCGCAGTTGGATACTCGGCTGACTGCCTTTACCCGCAAGGGGATCGGCTTTCCCGAGCATCCCAAGTTGAAAACGGCGCTGGGGATTTCCAGTCGCAGCCTGGTGCATCACTGGAAGCTGGCAGGTGCGCCGGGGCAGATACCGGGGTATGCGACGAATATGCAGGGTGTGGTCAAGGCGTCTCAGTATGTGAAGCGCTTGGGCTGGCTGGGTATCGGGCTGGGAGGGGGAGCTTCGTATTTGAAGGTTCAGGAGGTGTGTACGGCGGGCAATGTTGAGGCTTGTGAGCGGGTGAGATTGACAGAGGGAGGCAGTTTTATTGGGGCTGTCGGTGGTGGTATGGCGGCGGGCACGATATTGACGGGTTCTGTTGCAAGTTCCGTTTGTGTGGGGTTAGGAGTTCCTACCCTGGGTGCCGGAGCTCTGGTTTGTGGACTAATAGTAGTAGGGGTTGGTTCTTATGCTGCTGGCACTGCAAGTAGTCTGGTGGGAGAAAAGGTAGGAGAGCGGATCTATGAGATGCAGAAATGA
- a CDS encoding DMT family transporter, translating into MQSTFSKGVMFALCAAALNATIGVLSKVLMNNGFTASSVAVIKTLLGCVLLSILLFFLKRPTKSSQWVQAAICAFLGIFVLFHFETSAYRHYAAAGVVVVLMASASISSIILGRIFLRDPITANATVGAALAIAGISVIFGGDLQQGFTLEGAALASMAGCGYGAFSVAMKRMGVSGGLHFTRQLLFFGGLYLLMPAAADGFTLGELSPLAIAALLALATLPTILGFFCTTKAIEYLKPSQVQALELTEPLFAALLAFVALNEVPRESLYAGAALIILGLCFSNELIRLGSKASVPSVE; encoded by the coding sequence ATGCAATCCACTTTCAGCAAAGGCGTCATGTTTGCACTCTGTGCTGCGGCACTGAACGCAACGATCGGTGTACTCAGCAAAGTCCTCATGAATAATGGTTTCACCGCGAGCAGCGTCGCTGTCATCAAGACCCTACTGGGTTGCGTGCTGCTGTCGATCTTGCTGTTTTTCCTCAAGCGCCCGACGAAATCGAGCCAATGGGTCCAGGCGGCTATCTGCGCCTTCCTTGGCATCTTTGTGCTGTTCCATTTCGAAACCTCCGCCTATCGACACTACGCGGCGGCAGGTGTGGTGGTGGTTCTGATGGCAAGTGCTTCCATTTCCTCGATCATTCTGGGGCGCATTTTTCTCAGGGATCCCATCACCGCGAATGCCACCGTTGGCGCTGCACTGGCCATCGCCGGGATCTCGGTGATATTCGGCGGCGACCTGCAGCAGGGCTTTACCCTGGAAGGTGCGGCGCTTGCCTCCATGGCCGGCTGCGGCTATGGGGCCTTTTCGGTTGCCATGAAGCGCATGGGGGTGTCAGGAGGACTGCATTTCACCCGCCAATTGTTGTTCTTCGGCGGCCTGTACCTGCTGATGCCGGCGGCGGCCGACGGCTTCACGCTGGGCGAACTGTCGCCACTGGCGATCGCCGCCTTGCTGGCGCTGGCCACGCTACCGACAATCCTGGGCTTCTTCTGCACCACCAAGGCCATCGAGTACCTCAAGCCATCCCAAGTGCAAGCGCTGGAGTTGACCGAGCCACTGTTCGCCGCGCTGCTGGCGTTTGTGGCGCTCAATGAAGTTCCCCGTGAAAGCCTGTATGCGGGCGCGGCACTGATCATCCTCGGTCTGTGCTTCTCCAATGAACTGATTCGCTTGGGCAGCAAAGCCTCGGTGCCTTCTGTCGAATGA
- a CDS encoding SDR family oxidoreductase, translating into MSVECFVTGGTGFIGQHLLAHLSAKGHTVRVLMRRPERLAALREQVDHLGGCASRILAVAGDLERDQLGLSPADREALRHARVVFHLGAHFAWGLTLEQSRAVNVEGAKRVALLAAEQNSRLVMIGGYMLQNHEHLRRIGIDPHHPQRTDWPALYRHVGGYEASKLEAHFVTLETMSAKGGELTVVHPATVCGHSRTGHILDGQPLVALIRNLVQGKLTAVPGTARHWLPLVTVDYLVELMTASAFDPAMAGQELLALDAQTPNLREMLVQVAQPLGLKSPKHHVSLRLLKWLLSIPPVARFMNTQPEALDFIQTTRFDTAAVEQFASRHGIAKPDIRQSLQHTATFVNAHCLAKGQAG; encoded by the coding sequence ATGAGCGTGGAGTGCTTTGTCACCGGGGGTACCGGCTTCATCGGTCAACATTTGCTGGCACACCTGAGTGCAAAAGGTCACACCGTTCGGGTGTTGATGCGTCGCCCGGAGCGACTCGCGGCACTGCGGGAGCAAGTCGACCATTTGGGCGGCTGCGCCTCCCGGATATTGGCCGTGGCCGGCGATCTGGAACGGGATCAGCTCGGGCTGAGTCCTGCCGACCGAGAAGCGCTGAGGCACGCCAGAGTCGTCTTCCACCTGGGTGCCCACTTCGCCTGGGGGCTTACCTTGGAACAGTCTCGTGCGGTGAACGTGGAAGGAGCCAAGCGCGTGGCGCTGCTGGCGGCTGAGCAAAACAGCCGGTTGGTGATGATCGGCGGCTACATGCTGCAAAATCATGAACACCTGCGACGCATCGGCATCGATCCTCACCATCCGCAGCGGACCGATTGGCCTGCGCTTTACCGGCATGTCGGTGGTTACGAGGCGAGCAAGCTGGAAGCGCATTTTGTGACCCTGGAGACCATGTCCGCCAAGGGCGGAGAGCTGACCGTTGTCCACCCCGCGACAGTATGTGGCCACAGCCGCACGGGGCATATTCTCGACGGCCAGCCGCTGGTGGCGCTGATACGCAACCTGGTGCAGGGAAAGCTCACGGCCGTGCCCGGTACCGCCAGGCACTGGCTGCCATTGGTCACCGTGGACTACCTGGTGGAGCTGATGACGGCGAGTGCTTTTGATCCAGCCATGGCGGGCCAGGAACTGCTGGCGCTGGATGCGCAAACGCCCAACTTGCGAGAAATGTTGGTGCAGGTGGCACAACCTTTGGGCTTGAAGTCTCCCAAGCATCACGTTTCGCTCCGACTGCTGAAGTGGCTACTGAGCATTCCTCCTGTCGCGCGATTCATGAATACCCAGCCCGAAGCCTTGGACTTCATCCAGACCACTCGTTTTGATACCGCAGCCGTCGAGCAATTTGCCAGCAGGCATGGCATAGCCAAACCGGATATACGTCAGTCGTTGCAGCACACTGCAACCTTCGTCAACGCTCATTGCCTCGCCAAGGGCCAGGCCGGCTGA
- a CDS encoding MerR family transcriptional regulator: MKIGEIEARSGASRHTLRYYEQIGLIAPQRRTNNYRVYTAQTLQDLDFIQRAQSMGFSLGEIGEILDAQRNKLIDCAEGAKLIEKKMAEIKQKIANFQSIYRYLDEERAKLEASAAEQLALQRLNDASS, encoded by the coding sequence ATGAAAATTGGTGAAATCGAGGCCCGCAGCGGCGCCAGCCGCCATACGCTGCGTTACTACGAGCAAATCGGCCTGATCGCACCGCAGCGACGAACGAACAACTATCGTGTTTACACCGCGCAAACGCTGCAGGACCTGGACTTTATCCAGCGCGCGCAAAGCATGGGGTTTTCCCTGGGGGAAATAGGCGAGATTCTCGATGCGCAGCGCAACAAGCTGATCGACTGTGCCGAGGGCGCCAAGCTCATTGAAAAAAAGATGGCCGAAATCAAACAGAAAATCGCCAACTTCCAAAGCATCTATCGGTATCTGGACGAAGAGCGTGCCAAGCTCGAAGCCAGTGCTGCCGAGCAACTTGCGCTGCAGCGGTTGAACGACGCTTCCAGCTGA